In Janthinobacterium rivuli, a single genomic region encodes these proteins:
- the ureC gene encoding urease subunit alpha, with the protein MASIPRSAYAEMFGPTKGDRIRLADTELFIEIEHDYAIYGEEVKFGGGKVIRDGMGQSQRCAAEVMDTVITNAVILDHWGIVKADIGLKNGLIFGIGKAGNPDIQPGVTLAIGGATEIIAGEGMIVTAGGVDTHIHFICPQQIEEALMSGVTTMLGGGTGPAVGTAATTCTPGPWHLHAMLAAADAFPMNLGFMGKGNVSLPLPLEEQVRAGAIGLKLHEDWGSTPAAIDNCLSVADRMDIQVALHSDTLNEGGFLEHTLAAFKDRTIHTFHTEGAGGGHAPDIIAAVGQANVLPSSTNPTRPFTVNTLDEHLDMLMVCHHLDPAIAEDVAFAESRIRRETIAAEDILHDIGAISMMSSDSQAMGRVGEVIMRTWQTAHKMKVQRGPLAPDTARSDNFRAKRYIAKYTINPAITHGISHVVGSIEAGKIADIVLWKPAFFGVKPSMILKGGMIAAAQMGDPNASIPTPQPVHYRMMFGAFGGGLKKSFTFVSQAAYDLDIGHQLKLNKSVIAVKNMRGLRKHDMIHNSATPHMEVDPETYAVRADGQLLVCEAAAVLPMAQRYFLF; encoded by the coding sequence ATGGCCAGCATTCCCCGCAGCGCGTATGCCGAAATGTTCGGCCCTACCAAGGGCGACCGCATCCGCCTGGCCGACACGGAACTGTTCATCGAGATCGAGCATGACTATGCGATCTACGGCGAAGAGGTGAAATTCGGCGGCGGCAAGGTGATCCGCGACGGCATGGGCCAGTCGCAGCGCTGTGCGGCCGAAGTGATGGACACCGTCATCACGAATGCCGTCATCCTCGACCACTGGGGCATCGTCAAAGCCGACATCGGCTTGAAAAACGGCCTGATCTTCGGCATCGGCAAGGCGGGCAATCCCGACATCCAGCCCGGCGTCACCCTGGCCATCGGCGGCGCCACGGAAATCATCGCCGGCGAAGGCATGATCGTCACGGCCGGCGGCGTCGACACGCACATTCACTTCATCTGCCCGCAGCAGATCGAGGAAGCCCTGATGAGCGGCGTGACCACCATGCTGGGCGGCGGCACGGGACCGGCCGTCGGCACGGCCGCCACCACCTGCACGCCGGGGCCGTGGCATTTGCACGCCATGCTGGCGGCCGCCGACGCCTTCCCGATGAACCTGGGCTTCATGGGCAAAGGCAATGTGAGTTTGCCGCTGCCGCTGGAAGAGCAGGTACGCGCGGGCGCCATCGGCCTGAAACTGCACGAAGACTGGGGCAGCACGCCGGCCGCCATCGACAATTGCCTGTCGGTGGCCGACCGCATGGATATCCAGGTGGCGCTGCACAGCGATACGCTCAACGAAGGCGGCTTCCTTGAGCACACGCTGGCCGCCTTCAAGGACCGCACCATCCACACATTTCACACGGAAGGGGCGGGCGGCGGCCATGCGCCCGACATCATCGCCGCCGTGGGCCAGGCCAACGTGCTGCCTTCGTCGACCAATCCCACGCGCCCATTCACCGTCAACACGCTAGACGAGCACCTGGACATGCTGATGGTGTGCCACCACCTGGACCCGGCCATTGCCGAAGACGTGGCCTTTGCCGAGTCGCGCATCCGCCGCGAAACCATCGCCGCCGAAGATATCCTGCACGATATCGGCGCCATCTCGATGATGTCGTCTGATTCGCAAGCCATGGGCAGAGTCGGCGAAGTGATCATGCGCACCTGGCAGACGGCGCACAAGATGAAGGTGCAGCGGGGACCGCTGGCGCCCGACACGGCGCGCAGCGACAATTTCCGCGCCAAGCGCTACATCGCCAAGTACACGATCAACCCGGCCATCACGCACGGGATTTCGCACGTGGTCGGCTCCATCGAGGCGGGCAAGATCGCCGACATCGTGCTGTGGAAGCCGGCCTTTTTTGGCGTCAAGCCGTCGATGATTTTAAAGGGCGGCATGATCGCTGCCGCGCAGATGGGCGACCCGAACGCCTCGATTCCCACGCCGCAGCCCGTGCACTACCGCATGATGTTCGGCGCCTTCGGCGGCGGCCTGAAAAAGTCGTTTACGTTTGTCTCGCAGGCGGCCTACGACCTCGATATCGGGCATCAGCTGAAACTGAATAAATCCGTCATCGCCGTGAAGAACATGCGCGGCTTGCGCAAGCACGACATGATCCACAACAGCGCCACGCCGCACATGGAAGTGGACCCGGAAACCTACGCCGTGCGCGCCGACGGCCAGCTGCTCGTGTGCGAAGCGGCCGCCGTGCTGCCGATGGCGCAGCGCTATTTTCTATTTTAA
- a CDS encoding ArsR/SmtB family transcription factor, whose amino-acid sequence MDIDAIHKALANPVRRQILQWLKEPEQYFQEQDHPLHLGVCAGLIDRRLNLSQSTVSAHLASLQKAGLISATKVGQWSFFSRNEDTIQAFLDHMQQGL is encoded by the coding sequence ATGGATATCGACGCCATCCACAAGGCGCTGGCCAATCCGGTGCGCCGGCAGATTTTGCAATGGCTGAAGGAGCCGGAACAGTATTTCCAGGAGCAGGACCACCCGCTGCACCTGGGCGTGTGCGCCGGCCTGATCGACCGGCGCCTGAACCTGTCGCAATCGACGGTGTCGGCGCACCTGGCCAGCTTGCAGAAAGCAGGCCTGATTTCGGCCACCAAGGTGGGCCAATGGAGCTTCTTCAGCCGCAATGAAGACACTATCCAGGCCTTTCTCGACCACATGCAGCAAGGTTTGTAA
- a CDS encoding urease accessory protein UreF, which translates to MQASALLHLLQFASPALPIGAYSYSQGLEAALESGLVHDAATARAWIAEHLAQVVARWEAPLCWRLMQAFEEQDLCAVQRWSERFIASRDTAEFRAETIQMGYSLTKLLAELGVADGVLIDMLQGQPEVALPTAYACAVAALVIPREEALLAMLFAWAENQVLVCVKSVPLGQVAGQRLLLSLRPDLEAAALTAQSLQDDEMGNWAPGLSLLSMRHEVQYSRLYRS; encoded by the coding sequence ATGCAGGCGTCGGCCCTGCTGCACCTGCTGCAGTTCGCCAGCCCGGCACTGCCCATCGGCGCCTACAGTTATTCGCAGGGGCTGGAAGCGGCGCTCGAATCCGGCCTGGTGCACGACGCGGCCACGGCGCGCGCGTGGATCGCCGAGCATCTGGCCCAGGTGGTGGCGCGCTGGGAAGCGCCCTTGTGCTGGCGCTTGATGCAGGCCTTTGAAGAGCAGGATTTGTGCGCCGTGCAGCGCTGGAGCGAGCGCTTCATCGCTTCGCGCGACACGGCGGAGTTTCGCGCCGAAACCATCCAGATGGGCTATTCGCTGACCAAATTGCTGGCCGAGCTGGGCGTGGCCGATGGCGTGCTGATCGACATGCTGCAGGGTCAGCCCGAAGTGGCCCTGCCCACCGCGTATGCCTGCGCCGTGGCGGCGCTGGTCATTCCGCGCGAAGAGGCGCTGCTGGCCATGCTGTTCGCCTGGGCGGAAAACCAGGTGCTCGTCTGCGTGAAATCCGTGCCGCTGGGGCAGGTGGCGGGCCAGCGTTTGCTGCTGTCGCTGCGTCCGGATCTGGAGGCGGCGGCGCTGACGGCGCAAAGTTTACAAGACGACGAGATGGGCAACTGGGCGCCCGGCCTGTCGCTGCTGTCGATGCGCCACGAAGTGCAGTACAGCCGCCTGTACCGTTCCTGA
- a CDS encoding alkene reductase: MATLFDPITIGTLQLKNRIIMAPLTRSRAGNPGRVPNALMAEYYTQRASAGMIISEATAVTPQGVGYADTPGIWSEEQVEGWKHITEAVHDAGGLIVLQLWHVGRISAPVFLDGDLPVAPSAVKPAGHVSLLRPKQEFVTPRALDTEEIPGIVAAYRLGAENAKKAGFDGVEIHGANGYLLDQFLQDSTNLRTDNYGGSIENRARLMLEVTDACIAVWGADKVGMHLAPRRDAHDMGDSDPRATFGYVARELGKRGIAFICAREALGEDRLGPYLKQEFGGVYIANEKMDKAAAATLLAKGEADAVAFGLWFIANPDLPTRLHSDAPLNPLNPETLYAPDATGYTDYPALAAQA, translated from the coding sequence ATGGCAACTTTATTCGACCCCATCACCATCGGCACCTTGCAACTGAAAAACCGCATCATCATGGCGCCGCTGACGCGTTCGCGCGCCGGCAATCCGGGCCGCGTGCCCAACGCCCTGATGGCCGAGTACTACACGCAGCGCGCTTCGGCCGGCATGATCATCTCGGAAGCGACGGCCGTCACGCCGCAAGGCGTGGGCTACGCCGACACGCCGGGCATCTGGTCCGAGGAACAGGTGGAAGGCTGGAAACACATCACCGAGGCCGTGCATGACGCGGGCGGCCTGATCGTGCTGCAGCTGTGGCACGTGGGCCGCATTTCCGCCCCCGTCTTCCTCGATGGCGACTTGCCCGTGGCGCCCAGCGCCGTCAAGCCGGCCGGCCACGTGAGCCTGCTGCGCCCGAAACAGGAATTCGTCACGCCGCGCGCGCTGGACACGGAAGAAATTCCCGGCATCGTGGCAGCCTACCGCCTGGGCGCCGAAAATGCGAAAAAAGCGGGCTTCGACGGCGTGGAAATCCATGGCGCGAATGGCTATTTGCTCGACCAGTTCCTGCAAGACAGCACCAACTTGCGCACCGACAACTACGGCGGCTCGATTGAAAACCGCGCCCGTTTGATGCTGGAAGTGACGGACGCGTGCATCGCCGTGTGGGGCGCGGACAAGGTCGGCATGCACCTGGCGCCGCGCCGCGATGCGCACGACATGGGCGACTCCGACCCGCGCGCCACCTTCGGCTATGTGGCCCGCGAGCTGGGCAAGCGCGGCATCGCTTTCATCTGCGCACGCGAAGCGCTGGGCGAAGACCGTCTGGGCCCGTACCTGAAGCAGGAATTTGGCGGCGTCTACATTGCCAACGAGAAAATGGACAAGGCAGCGGCCGCAACCCTGCTAGCCAAGGGGGAAGCCGACGCCGTGGCCTTTGGCCTGTGGTTCATCGCCAATCCCGACCTGCCCACCCGCCTGCACAGCGACGCGCCCTTGAATCCGCTGAATCCGGAAACGCTGTACGCACCGGACGCTACCGGCTACACGGACTACCCCGCACTGGCGGCACAGGCTTAA
- a CDS encoding urease subunit beta, translated as MTPGEYQLEEGEISLNAGRTTATVVVANRGDRPIQVGSHFHFFEVNPALAFERWRAYGMRLNITAGTAVRFEPGQQRTVELVALAGERKVYGFNGAVMGELQDTPPGKD; from the coding sequence ATGACCCCAGGCGAATACCAATTGGAAGAAGGCGAAATCAGCTTGAATGCCGGGCGCACCACGGCCACCGTGGTGGTGGCCAACCGGGGCGACCGGCCGATCCAGGTGGGATCGCACTTCCACTTTTTTGAAGTCAACCCGGCGCTGGCCTTCGAGCGCTGGCGCGCCTATGGCATGCGCCTGAACATCACGGCCGGCACCGCCGTGCGCTTCGAGCCGGGCCAGCAGCGCACCGTGGAACTGGTGGCGCTGGCGGGCGAGCGCAAGGTCTACGGCTTCAATGGCGCAGTGATGGGCGAACTGCAAGACACTCCACCGGGAAAGGATTGA
- a CDS encoding 1-acyl-sn-glycerol-3-phosphate acyltransferase, giving the protein MDDLFVQAGDLPTWRQRCALRVLQLFGWRLRFRPLPGPRGIAVVYPHTSNWDFMVGLFGKWALSLPFRWLAKDTLFRGPMGKVLRYLGGEPVDRSTTSGTIQRQAERMLAADWYWLAITPEATRSYRPNWKSGFYHLAVAAKVPLLLVYIDYPNKVLGVVDHLYLTGDKDADMAAIAAVYAGHQGLHPEKAAPIVLSDKRPGA; this is encoded by the coding sequence ATGGACGATTTATTTGTACAAGCGGGCGACTTGCCGACCTGGCGCCAGCGCTGCGCGCTGCGTGTGCTGCAGCTGTTCGGCTGGCGCCTGCGCTTCCGCCCCCTGCCGGGGCCGCGCGGCATCGCCGTCGTCTACCCGCACACGTCCAACTGGGATTTCATGGTGGGCCTGTTCGGCAAATGGGCGCTGTCGCTGCCCTTCCGCTGGCTGGCCAAGGATACCCTGTTCCGCGGCCCCATGGGCAAGGTGCTGCGCTATCTGGGCGGCGAACCCGTCGACCGCAGCACCACCAGCGGCACGATCCAGCGCCAGGCGGAACGCATGCTGGCCGCCGACTGGTACTGGCTGGCCATCACGCCGGAAGCGACGCGCAGCTACCGTCCGAACTGGAAAAGCGGCTTTTATCACCTGGCCGTGGCCGCCAAGGTGCCGCTGTTGCTGGTCTACATCGACTACCCGAACAAGGTGCTGGGCGTCGTCGACCATTTGTATTTGACGGGCGACAAGGATGCCGACATGGCCGCCATTGCTGCCGTGTATGCGGGCCATCAGGGCTTGCACCCGGAAAAGGCGGCGCCCATCGTGCTGTCCGACAAGCGCCCCGGCGCTTAA
- a CDS encoding helix-turn-helix transcriptional regulator encodes MTPSLAVASQALITLIYEAATRHGAWSQFLAAFAQQLKSHAGLIWANDFSNRSVDVQLPGSGLSATYGFESDAMASFASYYGARNVWLEDATLHREGAVVTGSMLFPDHCLKKTEYWADWLRPQDIFYTAAAIVELRAERSTNVTVVRREQAGAYEAGELALIRSLMPHLQTAFALQRKLRRLEVLSRSSTQVLELLPFGVLLLDATSQLLYANERALAMTASTRLLQLREGAPLYCPREADNGALRRMLHEAAQTGTTAAGGPGGVLNLNGLTGEQLRLRVTPLPSWHSPFGSASAIAVFLSDSSDLITSLAATLRNFYGMTVAEARLTEALVNGYSLQEYAERQRISIHTARTQIKSATAKAGAQRQVDLVRIVLTGPAVLQRNPLPA; translated from the coding sequence ATGACGCCATCGCTCGCCGTCGCCAGCCAGGCACTGATTACCCTGATCTATGAAGCTGCCACACGGCATGGCGCCTGGTCGCAATTCCTCGCCGCCTTCGCGCAACAACTGAAATCGCACGCGGGTTTGATCTGGGCCAATGATTTCAGCAACCGCTCGGTCGACGTCCAGCTGCCGGGCAGCGGCCTGTCCGCCACGTATGGCTTCGAATCGGACGCCATGGCCAGCTTTGCCAGCTATTACGGCGCGCGCAATGTGTGGCTGGAAGACGCCACCCTGCACCGCGAAGGCGCCGTCGTCACCGGTTCCATGCTGTTTCCCGACCATTGCCTGAAGAAAACCGAGTACTGGGCGGACTGGCTGCGCCCGCAAGACATCTTTTATACGGCGGCAGCCATCGTCGAATTGCGCGCCGAGCGCTCCACCAATGTCACCGTGGTGCGCCGCGAGCAGGCGGGCGCCTACGAGGCGGGCGAGCTGGCGCTGATCCGCAGCCTGATGCCGCATTTGCAAACAGCCTTTGCCCTGCAGCGCAAGCTGCGCCGGCTGGAAGTGCTGTCCCGGAGTTCCACCCAGGTGCTGGAATTGCTGCCGTTTGGCGTGCTGTTGCTCGACGCCACGTCGCAATTGCTGTACGCCAACGAGCGGGCGCTGGCCATGACGGCTTCGACGCGGTTGCTGCAACTGCGCGAAGGCGCGCCCCTGTATTGCCCGCGCGAAGCGGACAACGGCGCGCTGCGGCGCATGCTGCACGAGGCGGCCCAAACGGGTACGACGGCGGCAGGCGGCCCCGGCGGCGTGCTCAACCTGAACGGCTTGACGGGCGAACAGCTGCGCCTGCGCGTCACGCCCCTGCCCTCCTGGCACAGCCCGTTCGGTTCGGCCAGCGCCATCGCCGTCTTCCTCAGCGACAGCAGCGACCTGATCACCTCCCTGGCCGCCACCCTGCGTAATTTCTATGGCATGACGGTGGCCGAGGCGCGCCTGACGGAAGCGCTCGTCAACGGCTACTCCTTGCAGGAATATGCCGAACGCCAGCGCATTTCCATCCACACGGCACGCACGCAGATCAAGAGCGCCACCGCCAAGGCCGGCGCACAGCGCCAGGTGGACCTGGTGCGCATCGTGTTGACAGGCCCGGCCGTACTACAGCGCAACCCCCTTCCCGCCTGA
- the sugE gene encoding quaternary ammonium compound efflux SMR transporter SugE, with the protein MAWIILVLAGLLEIGWAIGLKYSAGFTRLVPSVLTAISMLGSVLMLGLALRTLPLGTAYAIWTGIGTVGTAIFGIMVLGEPASAARIACIALIVSGILGLKLLSPQ; encoded by the coding sequence ATGGCGTGGATCATTCTGGTATTGGCGGGCTTGCTGGAAATCGGCTGGGCCATCGGCCTTAAATACAGTGCCGGTTTTACGCGTCTCGTGCCATCCGTACTGACCGCCATTTCCATGCTGGGCAGCGTGTTGATGCTGGGCCTGGCCTTGCGCACTTTGCCTCTGGGCACGGCCTACGCCATCTGGACGGGCATCGGTACCGTCGGCACGGCCATCTTCGGCATCATGGTGCTGGGTGAACCGGCCAGCGCCGCGCGCATCGCCTGCATCGCGCTGATCGTGTCGGGCATCCTGGGCTTGAAACTGCTCAGCCCACAATAA
- a CDS encoding urease accessory protein UreD, translating to MPDSTRPVTPLPASAHGAWQAHLRLGFALHDGVSRLVERTHSGPLRVQKPLYPEGDAVCHAIIIHPPGGVVGGDQLAVDATVGEGAHALLTSPGAAKWYRANGHVSGQHIVLRAGSGAAIEWLPQESIFFDQACVRLRHEVELAPDASYIGCDIVCLGRSASGEIFNTGSISQQVRIRRGGKLLWWEQGVLAGGGALMASPLGLGGHTVCATLIAIGAPISAAVLAAVREIAVPAGAAFGATHMKSLVVVRLLCGDSEAARRIMLAAWQLLRPAMLGRDAVVPRIWNT from the coding sequence ATGCCAGACAGCACCCGTCCCGTCACGCCTTTACCAGCCAGCGCCCACGGCGCCTGGCAGGCGCATTTGCGCCTGGGCTTTGCGCTGCACGATGGCGTCAGCCGCCTCGTCGAGCGCACGCACAGCGGCCCCCTGCGCGTGCAAAAGCCCCTGTACCCGGAAGGCGACGCCGTCTGCCACGCCATCATCATCCATCCACCGGGCGGCGTCGTGGGCGGCGACCAGCTGGCCGTCGACGCCACAGTGGGCGAGGGCGCACACGCCTTGCTCACGTCGCCGGGCGCCGCCAAGTGGTACCGCGCGAACGGCCATGTCTCGGGCCAGCACATCGTGCTGCGCGCCGGCAGCGGCGCCGCCATCGAGTGGCTGCCGCAGGAAAGCATCTTCTTCGACCAGGCCTGCGTGCGCCTGCGCCACGAGGTGGAGCTGGCGCCGGACGCCAGCTACATCGGCTGCGACATCGTCTGCCTGGGGCGCAGCGCCTCGGGAGAAATTTTCAACACGGGCAGCATCAGCCAGCAGGTGCGGATCCGCCGCGGCGGCAAGCTGCTGTGGTGGGAGCAGGGCGTGCTGGCTGGCGGCGGCGCGCTGATGGCCAGCCCCCTGGGCCTGGGGGGACACACCGTGTGCGCCACCCTGATCGCCATCGGCGCGCCCATTTCTGCCGCCGTGCTGGCGGCCGTGCGCGAGATCGCCGTGCCGGCCGGCGCCGCGTTTGGCGCCACGCACATGAAATCGCTGGTGGTGGTGCGCCTGCTGTGCGGCGACAGCGAGGCGGCGCGCCGCATCATGCTGGCCGCATGGCAGCTGCTGCGCCCCGCCATGCTGGGACGCGACGCCGTCGTGCCCCGCATCTGGAACACTTGA
- a CDS encoding DUF1304 domain-containing protein — protein sequence MMLLLAQILTALILLLHVYIVLLETVLFDVRGRKVFGLSKEKAEIVRPAMSNQGCYNGFLVAALALGFFHPDAAIAHAFTVFGLACIAVAGVWGAATVMTRILYLQTLPAVIALLLFHFA from the coding sequence ATGATGCTACTTCTGGCCCAGATTCTTACCGCCCTCATCCTGCTGCTGCACGTCTACATCGTGTTGCTGGAAACCGTGCTGTTCGATGTGCGCGGACGCAAGGTGTTTGGCCTGTCCAAGGAAAAGGCGGAGATCGTGCGTCCCGCCATGTCGAACCAGGGTTGCTACAACGGCTTTCTCGTCGCCGCGCTGGCGCTGGGCTTTTTCCATCCGGACGCGGCCATCGCCCATGCATTTACCGTGTTCGGCCTGGCGTGCATCGCCGTGGCCGGCGTGTGGGGCGCTGCCACCGTCATGACGCGCATCCTCTACCTGCAAACCCTCCCTGCCGTCATCGCCTTGCTGCTGTTCCACTTCGCCTGA
- the ureE gene encoding urease accessory protein UreE, with the protein MLTLHTKLGADDDRAPFAQLVLPYDQREKCRLRAVLSNGDDVAVFTVRGTVLRDGERMTGPDGQVVRIVAAREPTYLVRCEDAHTLLRCAFHLGNRHTQAQVGDGFLRIRKDVVLKEMLEGLQAMVTEESAPFEPEAGAYGGGHGHHDGHGQHLLAPVPLRQKIHRPGDVPGAA; encoded by the coding sequence ATGCTGACTTTGCATACCAAACTGGGAGCGGACGATGACCGCGCACCCTTCGCGCAACTCGTGCTGCCTTACGACCAGCGCGAAAAATGCCGGCTGCGCGCCGTGCTGTCGAATGGCGACGACGTGGCCGTATTCACCGTGCGCGGCACGGTGCTGCGCGACGGCGAGCGCATGACGGGACCGGATGGCCAGGTGGTGCGGATCGTCGCCGCGCGCGAACCGACCTATCTGGTGCGGTGCGAGGACGCGCATACCCTGCTGCGCTGCGCTTTTCATCTGGGGAACCGCCACACGCAGGCGCAGGTGGGCGATGGATTTTTGCGCATCCGCAAGGACGTGGTACTGAAGGAGATGCTGGAAGGCTTGCAGGCGATGGTGACGGAAGAAAGCGCGCCGTTCGAGCCGGAGGCGGGCGCGTATGGCGGCGGCCATGGTCACCACGATGGCCACGGCCAGCACTTGCTGGCGCCCGTGCCGCTGCGGCAGAAAATCCACCGTCCCGGCGATGTGCCAGGCGCTGCATGA
- a CDS encoding HupE/UreJ family protein: MSARLMTKTAAVAALCLLALPAMAHPGHGESVGFLAGFAHPFTGIDHLLAMLGVGIWGGQQRRGLGQSATFLGMMLLGALAGMVGLTVPGLETGIAATVALVGLAIALALALPNWLGMGLVGLFALAHGNAHGQELPAASATCGFMLASAILLAAGRFTGQVLAERMLRVAGVALTAAGVVLMGIA, from the coding sequence ATGAGTGCAAGACTGATGACAAAAACGGCCGCCGTGGCGGCGCTGTGCCTGCTGGCTTTACCGGCCATGGCCCACCCCGGCCATGGCGAGAGCGTGGGCTTCCTGGCTGGTTTTGCCCATCCGTTCACGGGTATCGACCATTTGCTGGCCATGCTGGGCGTGGGCATCTGGGGCGGCCAGCAACGTCGCGGGCTGGGCCAGAGCGCCACGTTTCTCGGCATGATGCTGCTTGGCGCGCTGGCCGGTATGGTTGGATTGACGGTGCCCGGGCTGGAAACGGGCATCGCCGCCACGGTGGCGCTGGTGGGACTGGCCATCGCGCTGGCGCTGGCCTTGCCGAACTGGCTCGGCATGGGACTGGTGGGCCTGTTCGCCTTGGCACATGGCAATGCGCATGGCCAGGAATTGCCGGCCGCCTCGGCCACCTGCGGCTTCATGCTGGCCTCGGCTATTCTGCTGGCCGCGGGACGGTTCACCGGCCAGGTACTGGCCGAGCGCATGCTGCGCGTGGCCGGCGTGGCCTTGACGGCCGCCGGCGTGGTGTTGATGGGAATTGCTTAA
- a CDS encoding urease subunit gamma, whose product MDLTPREKDKLLIFTAALLAERRLARGLKLNYPEAVALISAAIMEGARDGKSVAQLMSDGTKILSRADVMDGIAEMIPDIQVEATFPDGSKLVTVHHPIP is encoded by the coding sequence ATGGACCTGACTCCCCGCGAAAAAGACAAGCTGCTCATTTTTACGGCCGCGCTGCTGGCCGAACGTCGCCTGGCGCGCGGCTTGAAGTTGAACTATCCGGAAGCGGTGGCCCTGATCAGCGCGGCCATCATGGAAGGCGCGCGCGATGGCAAGTCGGTGGCGCAGCTGATGTCGGACGGGACAAAAATTCTGTCGCGCGCCGACGTCATGGACGGCATCGCCGAGATGATCCCCGACATTCAGGTGGAAGCGACCTTCCCCGATGGCAGCAAGCTGGTGACCGTGCACCACCCGATACCGTAG
- the ureG gene encoding urease accessory protein UreG, whose amino-acid sequence MTSITSNPLRVGIGGPVGSGKTALCEMLCKGMRERYDMAVITNDIYTKEDMEILLRADALPAERLMGVETGGCPHTAIREDASINLEAIARMQADFPNLDLILVESGGDNLAATFSPELSDLTIYVIDVAGGEKIPRKGGPGITRSDLLIINKTDLAPYVGANLDIMAQDAKRMRGERPFVFTNLRSGDGVQVVIDFIREQGLLDLPGKELQ is encoded by the coding sequence ATGACTTCGATCACTTCCAATCCGCTGCGCGTGGGCATTGGCGGGCCCGTCGGCTCGGGCAAGACGGCCCTGTGCGAAATGCTGTGCAAGGGCATGCGCGAACGCTACGACATGGCCGTCATCACGAATGACATCTATACCAAGGAAGACATGGAAATCCTGCTGCGCGCCGACGCCTTGCCGGCCGAGCGCCTGATGGGCGTGGAAACGGGCGGCTGCCCGCACACGGCGATTCGCGAAGACGCGTCAATCAACCTGGAAGCCATTGCGCGCATGCAGGCGGATTTTCCCAACCTCGATTTGATCCTGGTCGAATCGGGCGGAGACAATTTGGCCGCCACCTTCAGTCCGGAATTGTCGGATCTGACGATTTACGTGATCGATGTGGCCGGTGGCGAAAAAATCCCGCGCAAGGGCGGGCCCGGCATCACGCGCTCCGACTTGTTGATCATTAACAAGACGGACCTGGCGCCATACGTGGGTGCCAACCTGGACATCATGGCGCAGGACGCCAAACGCATGCGCGGCGAACGCCCCTTCGTATTTACCAACCTGCGCAGCGGCGACGGCGTGCAGGTCGTCATCGATTTTATCCGTGAGCAAGGTTTGCTCGATCTACCAGGCAAGGAGCTGCAATGA